The sequence TTGTAAATGATCTTTAGGGGAATTCAATGGGTTGAAAGAACATATAATGGCCTGGGACAAAGTTTGTTGGGTCTGCAGAGCAGACAATGGTTTGTGACAGAAGTCTGTCCAGGTGTGTTGACAGACTTCAGTCTTTCTTCCTGTCATATGAGTTCAGTTGATGAAAACTCAGGGAAGGTACCAGAGgtaattgattttttctttggtGGTTTGGACTTCAggcagataagggaacttcagaGAACAGCTGcatcctgtgctttgggagaaACAGAGGATGGGGTAGAGGAGGTCAGACAGACCTTTAGACTTCTTCAGTTCAGCATGTCAACGTGCCATATTCTGGGGTTTCAGTTTCTGAGCCCAAACACTGACCTAACTCAATTTATAGTTTGATACTTTTGCAGAGCCTACTAAAACCCTGACTTTTACATTGCCACCAAGACAAAAGACTACATTCCCAGTTTCCCTTGAATCTCAGTGTAACCCTGGGGCTAAATCCTATGAAGTAAAATACAAGCAAAGGTGTTATGTGAACCTTCCAGGAAGTGTCCTTGGAGGGTGGATATAATGATGTGATGGCTGGAGTTCTGACTGCCATGTTGGATGTGAGCACGAGGGCCACACCCTTGAGATAGCATAGTATgagctggaaggagcctggaTCACTGATGACCATTGGAGACCTCACAACAGCCCTAAACTGCCTATATTGAGGCTTCTTTTATGTGAGTGAAATACATGCCCACCTTGTTTAAACAGATATTTAGGGGGTTTCTGTTACCTGCAATGGGGCCTAAACGTGACAGTTTCCTCTGATCCAATCAGCTGTGACCAGAGAGGTAGGGCCTGAGGGATACTGCCCACACAGTGAATCTTCCAGGTCTGAGTAGATTTCCCAGGAAAGGAGTCCTGGGCAGAGCAGGAAGACCCTGTGGAGTTTCAATCACAATGGTTGAGTTCCATTGCCAGATGACTTGGATCTGCAAGGAAGAGAAATACTGGGATACATGAAAAATTGGGTCCTGGACTCCTACCATAGAACACACAccaggataaaaaaaaattataattcaagGGGAACAGTCTCTGGCGGGTGGAATTGTGGGAATCATGGCTGCAGGCCAGGTTGACAGGTGCCCTGAGTAGATGGAAGTCAATTGTTCCGCTAATAATTGAAGAAACATTGGTTATATTTATAAGAGATCTGGTTAACGCATTCCCTTTGGCTGCTTAGGGCTGTGATTTATAGGCAGCAAAGTCACTTAGGATAATAAAACCCCCAGGCCTGGTGGAAAACTGCTGAGATTTTTCAAGAAGAAAGGGACCACTTAAATATCTCAGTTGGCTTTTCTTGAGTGAATGATCTCCTGAGGAAGCAGGTTTCAAATGTGCCTCCATCATTCACACccttaagaagaaaaatgagagaaataaaaaaaatgctacatttatttcaaatatttgacaAGTTATGTAAGTCCTGGAACAGGTTTCTAAGAACTACAACTCCCAGTGGACACATGTTCCACcaaccttttcttccttttttccaaaAGCTTTTAATTGATTGAGAAAAACTGGTTCAAATATCAGTTGATTTGAATGCATTAttcaataaaaagaagaatatatgtcatttttaaaaatagcctttcTTCTATACAACTGTGTCCAACTGGGCTATGGCGtttctgtttaacattttttcttcctatgcaaataaaatcccaaaagttgaaaaaaaaaaatcctagaagttTGTGCATAACCTTTGCCTGCAGAAGAAACACACGCTGGCACTGACAGGGCTCAAAGCAGCCTCGCTCCTCCGGGTCACAGACACAGCAGGCAGACACTCAGCCACAAAGGCCAGACACTTCAAAGCAGAGATTTAAGAAGGAAATCAGTTGTTCTTcatgttcagaaaaaaataaaagatgttctgaaacagaaaacaagaaagaaaaagtaaagcagTCTATTCTCAGGCAGTAGCACCGATTACCCAGGAAGACCTCAACTTATATAAACATTGAAATCTTTGAAGTAAATGAAGAtcagctgtgatggttaattttatgtgtcaaatgGACTGAGCTAAGGGTGCCCAGCTGGCTGGCAacacattatttctgggtgtataTATGAGGATATCTTCGGAAGAGAtaagcatttgaatcagtaaGTTAAAAGATTGTCTTCACCAATGTGAGTGGacatcatccaatctgttgagggctTGAATAGAAGAAAAAGGTGAGGAAGGACAAATTTGCTCTCTGCTTGAGCTAGGACATCTGTCTTCTCCTGCCCCTGGATTTCAGCACTGTGGCCTTCAGACTTACTCCACTGGCTCCTCTGGGTCTCAGGCATTCAGGCTTGGACTAGAACTACACCAGCGCTTCCGGGCCTCCAGCGTGCAGACAGCACATCatgggatttctcagcctccagaattgtgtgAGCCAACCCTCATAAGAAATTTCTTTCTATGTATCTACATAtgtcctactggttctgtttctctggagaaccctgactaatacaccagtCAAATGAGAAAGGCAAAGCCTATTTCTTTAGATTTTACTATAGCAAGGGAGTCAGCCCATCACACTTACACACTTACATTTGGCAGAGATTCAAAGGTAGGCAGAGGGGTGAGAAAGCTTcacaacagaaaaaagagaagacttcaTATATGTCCTGATAGGCATGGGGACACTGTAGGCGAGTTAACTAGAAGCAGAACATCCTATGTGGTTGGTCCTAAGTTAGAAGTGGcggcaaatatttttttttctctgatttgttCTAAATTAGAGGTAGGGGCAAAAATTAGGGATGCTGTCAGTTATTAATCAAGTCCTGGCCATTTTGTGCGAATTGTTACAGAAGTCATTGTTTATCTTTCTGGATTATTTCTAGAGATAGCAATCTGGCTTCCTGCAAGTCTGATATACTCACATAGGAGGCTGGCTTCCTGTGTTGTTTATTGTAGATAAGGGAATTGGTTTCCTGGGCAGGTTGCTGCAGCTCGTGGGCcagagttctatttttatatgtggtCTAGCCATTGTCTATTTGTACACTCAGTCTCTTGTCTTTCAGATAAAGACAGATAGCTGTCTTGGAGCAGCTGACCGATAGCCAGCAAGGTGGTTCCAGTATTTCTAAAGAGCTACTTTGGGAGACAGCTATTTCTTCTAGGCCAGCTTGCCCAGAAGTGCCTAAGGACACACTTGCCTGAGTGAGCACATCCCTCTGAGCTCCATGCACCAAGTtagtgaggaaggaagggaaggataaTGGTGATGCTAGCAGCAGGGGCCtagaaggagaggagggaaggagtgcTTAGCGGTTCTCAGCCCTGGCTCTCAGAACTTCGTGGACAGCTTTAAGTAAACACTGATGCAGCAGCTCCGCCTCACCCACCAAAGATTCTAATTTCATAAAGCAGTGTTGGGCGTCGACATTGTTTAAaaacttcccaggtgattctaaggtGCAGCCCAGGTTGGCAGCTACTGACCgaaatgaataatatttcagaGACACTGTGAACAAATACTTAGCAATTAGTGAAAATGAAATCAGGGCATGCAGCCACAACCACTTTCTCAAGAAGCCTCCAATCTTGCACTCTTGCAGCGTTGcactttagaaatataaaatgcagaGTGAAGCTGAACTAGAGTAGCAAATAGGCAAAGGTCATAGAAGTTGAGCCACCACATGCAATGAAAATGCCACAGGATCTAAACCACAGGCACAGTGAACAAAGGAGTACACTTAAAGCTGCCTCAAAATGACAGAAATTCTACCTATTCTGAACCGtggccttcatttttatttttaactattaaaaaattatttccttctttaaaaaatgccattttatcataaccttttatttttcatagattaTGTATGATACATATGTGTGTTTCCAGTCTGTCTAAACTTATACATTTCTCAAATACTTAGAATTCAGAAGAGTTGCACTTGGGGTGTATAAACTCCAAAATCTCAAAAGAagcacacacactatatatatacctGGTATCCATCTTTTATTTCTAgtcatttctaaatttttgaatGTACCAATGTATCTGAATCTGATACAACACCACCCCCTGGTGGAAGTCTATAGAAAAGAGCCCACATTTGATTTTCCTTGAGAATCTTAATACTGCAAGGAATGATTCTGATTGCATAAAACATTGGTGGGCTCTTCTCTCGCTGTCTACCAGCAGAATGTTCTCTGCAAACAAAATTATATGCAAGTTCTGAATGAACACAACAGCAAAGCTGTAGCTGTGCTGAGAGCTTTCTCTTTCCCACACTTTCTTCATTGGCAACCCTATATCTCACTCAGGATGTCCAAAATAGAATTTACTGTATCATTTAACAGAAGTCAtcttcctcaaaaattaaaattaaagccaTTTCTcctcaagcctttttttttttttttttttttttttttttgagacagaatcttgctctgtcacccaggctggagtgtaatggtgtgtctcagttcactgaaacctccatctcccgggctcaagcgattctcctacctcagcctcctgagtagctgggattgcaggcacccgccatcatgcacagctaatttttgtatttttgtagagatgagctttcaccatgctggccaagctggtcttgaactcctgaactcaggtgatccacccacctcggcctcccaaagtcctgggattggaggtgtgagccaccgtgcccagcctcctcaAGCCTCTTTACCTCAATACCAGCACGTCCTTTTCCATCCACCCAAGCTCTCTAGAGGATTCAcattacacatgcacacattaaAGGCTCTGAGTAGGCCTGAGTCAAAAAACAGGTTCAATTCATTTAGCTCCACAATTCCAACTCATTTTATTGTGAGACACATTCCCCTCCTCCCCAAAACTTCTTAACAAACTGCAGAATACTCTGATTATATTTCATTCAGAATGATTGTTTCACCTTAATTAGCAAATTAGTTCTTTGGCTGCACATGCTGTTCATCTTCAAAAATGCTTAAGCCAACCATACCGCAAACCAGCTCTCAATCATTTACAGTAATGGAATGTACAACCCCTAGGTGTTTGACCCCAGGCAGCTAGTGAATTGATATGACATCCACAGGCAGCTTCATCTCTGTCTCCTACCATCATTACCAGCTGAGGGGAGGAAAAGGTTGCCGCCAGTACTAGGAGCAAGCATGCTTTGTCTTCAATTAAACATAATAATCCTGCATTGTGTGAGCACCATGTAATTTTATTTAGAGGAATTATGTTGCTGACTTGGCTATAACCTACGAAGATCATGGGCAGCTCTACAATTGACAGTGATTTAAGTGTTTTCCATACATTATCTCTTCCTGTGGATTTATAAGCCAAATGATATCAAAATCTCTGTAGCTTCCAACATTCATATAAATCTGCATAGGTCCTTGGACATCAGTTCTAAAGAAATTTTACTCTATAAGaagtatttttaacaaaaaatagagCTTTATGCCCTATGTCATTAATGGTAGACTTCCTAAGGAAGCCTACATGTTGcatcatttcttttgttgttgttgggttttttagaggtggggtctggtTATATTATCCAGATTGcacttaaactcctgggcttaagtgatcctcctgcctcagcctctcaagtagccgggactataggcatgccactgtgctcagcttacATGTTACACCACTTCTAAtgttgaaaacaaagaaatgtctAATTAAACTTACATGCAGTAGAAAAGTCATTTGAACCTATTCTGTGCTTTGATCAACAGTCTCTCAGTCTATTTGCTGTCATTTTATGTCATCTACAGCTTTGACTTGGGAATGGGGGTCCTGAGGGCATGGACACACTCGCTCACCAGCCTGGCAGCCTCCAGAGAAGTGCCCCAGTGCACCGAGATGCCCCCACTCCCATGGCCATAGTGGTGGACTACAGGCAGCCTCCGGCCATCTCGGGCAAGGAGCTCTGTCTGCAGTCGCACACCTGGCCTGTAGGGCCTCAAGCCCACCTTCTCCCTAATGTTGCAGGCTCCGTGGAGGGAGGGCTCCAGAGCACAGCATCGGGAAAGAATTTCTCTGCTATTTTCTGCATCTGGGGACAGATTCCAGTCCCCTTTTTGCCTAGTTCCACCTAGGGTTACATGGGATGTACCAGGATAAATATACGTCAGCCCACTGCCATCTCGGATAAAATGCTCCACCCAGGGAGCCTGAACTTGGAGCACTTGGCCCCTTACAGGGAAAATCTTTGAGTCTCCTGCAAGCTGTCTGCTTCCAAGGCCTGAACAGTTGACCACGATGTCGAAGGACGGATAAAGTTCCCACAGGTCGTCTATTCGCCGAGTGAGCATCCAGCCTCCACTTCCTTTTATCCTATGGAAGAGAGGTCATGAAGTGAACATTTGTTAGCATCCTGATCAACTACTTCTAGGAAGTAAAGAAAAGGAACCCAGGAACAAAAATTAGGCGATCATCTGATGAACAAACACCCCAGGAGCTTCCAGGGCCCAATCAGGCCAAATTCGAGCCATCAACTGCTTCACATCCTAGGAACTAGGGATTTCTAAAGTTGAATCTAACTGGAAACCACTTGAAAGTTCAAAACAAAGGTAATTATATGCTTtgcccttttaaaattttgtagaattCCTATAGTGttatagatgctgaataaatgCCAAGTTGATTTGGTATTTTAAATGTCCAGGCATTTCTTATTTCCACTACTTATTTAACACCTAAATTTGATACATTTTATCCATATTGTTAACTCTTGCATGCTCCTTTGTATTGGTCTGGTCTCCCTAACTAAAAGATACAGGGGTCATATCCCCACCAGCTTTATGTCTACAAGTGTGTTAGCACGAGAAGAACACAAAATATTTGTAGCTGATGAGCTAAATGGCAGCTGTGATTGGTAATTGTTATGTTTTTTGGACCAACTATATCAATCATGAAAAGAAATGGCTTATCCAGTACCTGTAGTCTTTATTTAAATTgaggtaaaatacacataacataaaatttaccattttgatgatttttaagtgtaaagttcAGTAGTATTAAGCACATTCAccttgttgtgcaaccatcatcaccatccatatgagctatccatctccagaacatttttattttttctgagatggggtctcactctgtcacccaggctggagtgcagtggcatgatctcagctcactgcagccttgaattcctgggcttaagtgatcctcccacctcagcctcctgagtagctgagaccacaggcatgtgccaccatgcccagctaattttttgtatttttgatagagacaggttttcgccatgttgcccaggctggtctgcaactcatGAGCTCAGTCAATCCacgtgcctctgcctcccaaagtgctgggattataggcatgaggcaccacacccggcctccagaacttttttaATCTCACAAA comes from Theropithecus gelada isolate Dixy chromosome 4, Tgel_1.0, whole genome shotgun sequence and encodes:
- the DDO gene encoding D-aspartate oxidase; the encoded protein is MDTARIAVVGAGVVGLSTAVCISKLVPQCSVTIISDKFTPDTTSDVAAGMLIPHTYPDTPIHTQKQWFRETFNHLFAIANSAEAGDAGVHLVSGWQIFQSTPTEEVPFWADVVLGFRRMTEAELKKFPQYVFGQAFTTLKCECPAYLPWLEKRIKGSGGWMLTRRIDDLWELYPSFDIVVNCSGLGSRQLAGDSKIFPVRGQVLQVQAPWVEHFIRDGSGLTYIYPGTSHVTLGGTRQKGDWNLSPDAENSREILSRCCALEPSLHGACNIREKVGLRPYRPGVRLQTELLARDGRRLPVVHHYGHGSGGISVHWGTSLEAARLVSECVHALRTPIPKSKL